One window of Athalia rosae chromosome 4, iyAthRosa1.1, whole genome shotgun sequence genomic DNA carries:
- the LOC105684422 gene encoding hepatocyte nuclear factor 4-gamma isoform X5 translates to MRFEEHFFTMLGDADLSMGAGGAGGPVLGLPGAGVGGVLSQHCAICGDRATGKHYGAASCDGCKGFFRRSVRKNHLYTCRFSRACVVDKDKRNQCRYCRLRKCFKAGMKKEAVQNERDRISCRRPSYEEQGNGGGGLSVGSLLNAELLSRQVGAALEQLGSPNSDADLSSKQVASINDVCESMKQQLLILVEWAKYIPAFSELNLDDQVALLRAHAGEHLLLGVARRSMHLKDVLLLGNNCVITKNCPVILLPTEGRSQDLDISRVGARIMDELVKPLNDVQIDDTEFACLKAIVFFDPNAKGLSEPARIKHLRYQIQINLEDYISDRQYDSRGRFGEILLTLPALQSISWQMIEQIQFVRLFGVAHIDSLLQEMLLGGATADANGSISLPISNPPGSYVSSNESPSSPLTPAHPGPLSPQDHMLGAGSPDLMLRELNPITTEEHTTAAGFRLFKQEPSLETEPPTF, encoded by the exons ATGCGGATTTGAGCATGGGAGCTGGCGGAGCGGGTGGTCCGGTTCTAGGACTTCCTGGTGCCGGGGTCGGGGGTGTTTTATCTCAACACTGTGCGATCTGCGGGGACAGAGCAACCGGGAAACACTACGGAGCGGCGTCCTGCGATGGTTGCAAAGGATTCTTCAGAAGATCCGTAAGGAAAAATCATCTTTACACGTGCAGATTCAGCAGAGCCTGCGTCGTTGATAAGGACAAGCGAAACCAGTGCAGATATTGCAGACTCAGGAAATGCTTCAAagctggaatgaaaaaagagg CTGTTCAGAACGAAAGAGATCGAATCAGCTGTCGAAGACCGAGTTACGAAGAGCAGGGAAACGGAGGTGGTGGTTTGTCCGTTGGTTCTTTACTAAACGCTGAGTTACTCAGTCGACAAGTTGGCGCAGCCTTAGAG CAGCTAGGAAGCCCAAATAGCGACGCGGATCTGAGCTCGAAGCAAGTGGCGAGCATTAATGACGTCTGTGAGAGCATGAAACAACAGCTATTAATTTTGGTAGAATGGGCTAAATACATACCGGCCTTCAGTGAGCTAAATTTGGACGATCAAGTGGCCTTGCTGAGGGCGCACGCCGGGGAACACCTTCTCCTTGGAGTTGCGAGGCGCAGCATGCACCTCAAGGACGTTCTCCTATTAGGCAATAATTGCGTCATCACAAAAAACTGTCCTG TAATTTTGTTACCCACAGAGGGACGTAGTCAGGACCTGGATATCAGCAGGGTCGGTGCAAGGATAATGGACGAACTTGTCAAGCCCCTAAACGACGTACAAATTGATGATACCGAGTTTGCTTGTCTCAAAGCAATAGTATTCTTTGATCCGA ACGCTAAAGGGCTAAGCGAGCCAGCGAGAATCAAGCATCTTCGTTACCAGATTCAGATAAACCTCGAAGACTATATAAGCGATCGACAATATGACAGTCGTGGTCGATTTGGCGAAATCCTGTTAACGTTACCAGCCCTTCAATCTATCTCTTGGCAAATGATCGAGCAAATCCAGTTTGTACGGTTATTCGGAGTCGCTCATATCGACTCGTTACTTCAGGAAATGCTTCTCGGCGGGGCGACAGCCGACGCTAACGGCTCGATATCTCTGCCAATCTCGAATCCACCAGGAAGTTATGTGAGCAGTAACGAAAGTCCCAGCAGTCCATTGACTCCGGCACACCCGGGACCACTCAGCCCTCAGGACCACATGTTGGGTGCTGGAAGTCCCGACCTGATGTTAAGGGAACTCAACCCCATTACAACCGAAGAGCATACGACGGCTGCAGGGTTTAGACTTTTTAAACAGGAACCCAGCCTCGAGACTGAACCTCCAACATTCTGA
- the LOC105684422 gene encoding hepatocyte nuclear factor 4-gamma isoform X2 translates to MEGHVIHEMVPADERDPVLLRSGTTGNTVSYNYPAASAAATDDADLSMGAGGAGGPVLGLPGAGVGGVLSQHCAICGDRATGKHYGAASCDGCKGFFRRSVRKNHLYTCRFSRACVVDKDKRNQCRYCRLRKCFKAGMKKEAVQNERDRISCRRPSYEEQGNGGGGLSVGSLLNAELLSRQVGAALELGSPNSDADLSSKQVASINDVCESMKQQLLILVEWAKYIPAFSELNLDDQVALLRAHAGEHLLLGVARRSMHLKDVLLLGNNCVITKNCPVILLPTEGRSQDLDISRVGARIMDELVKPLNDVQIDDTEFACLKAIVFFDPNAKGLSEPARIKHLRYQIQINLEDYISDRQYDSRGRFGEILLTLPALQSISWQMIEQIQFVRLFGVAHIDSLLQEMLLGGATADANGSISLPISNPPGSYVSSNESPSSPLTPAHPGPLSPQDHMLGAGSPDLMLRELNPITTEEHTTAAGFRLFKQEPSLETEPPTF, encoded by the exons ATGCGGATTTGAGCATGGGAGCTGGCGGAGCGGGTGGTCCGGTTCTAGGACTTCCTGGTGCCGGGGTCGGGGGTGTTTTATCTCAACACTGTGCGATCTGCGGGGACAGAGCAACCGGGAAACACTACGGAGCGGCGTCCTGCGATGGTTGCAAAGGATTCTTCAGAAGATCCGTAAGGAAAAATCATCTTTACACGTGCAGATTCAGCAGAGCCTGCGTCGTTGATAAGGACAAGCGAAACCAGTGCAGATATTGCAGACTCAGGAAATGCTTCAAagctggaatgaaaaaagagg CTGTTCAGAACGAAAGAGATCGAATCAGCTGTCGAAGACCGAGTTACGAAGAGCAGGGAAACGGAGGTGGTGGTTTGTCCGTTGGTTCTTTACTAAACGCTGAGTTACTCAGTCGACAAGTTGGCGCAGCCTTAGAG CTAGGAAGCCCAAATAGCGACGCGGATCTGAGCTCGAAGCAAGTGGCGAGCATTAATGACGTCTGTGAGAGCATGAAACAACAGCTATTAATTTTGGTAGAATGGGCTAAATACATACCGGCCTTCAGTGAGCTAAATTTGGACGATCAAGTGGCCTTGCTGAGGGCGCACGCCGGGGAACACCTTCTCCTTGGAGTTGCGAGGCGCAGCATGCACCTCAAGGACGTTCTCCTATTAGGCAATAATTGCGTCATCACAAAAAACTGTCCTG TAATTTTGTTACCCACAGAGGGACGTAGTCAGGACCTGGATATCAGCAGGGTCGGTGCAAGGATAATGGACGAACTTGTCAAGCCCCTAAACGACGTACAAATTGATGATACCGAGTTTGCTTGTCTCAAAGCAATAGTATTCTTTGATCCGA ACGCTAAAGGGCTAAGCGAGCCAGCGAGAATCAAGCATCTTCGTTACCAGATTCAGATAAACCTCGAAGACTATATAAGCGATCGACAATATGACAGTCGTGGTCGATTTGGCGAAATCCTGTTAACGTTACCAGCCCTTCAATCTATCTCTTGGCAAATGATCGAGCAAATCCAGTTTGTACGGTTATTCGGAGTCGCTCATATCGACTCGTTACTTCAGGAAATGCTTCTCGGCGGGGCGACAGCCGACGCTAACGGCTCGATATCTCTGCCAATCTCGAATCCACCAGGAAGTTATGTGAGCAGTAACGAAAGTCCCAGCAGTCCATTGACTCCGGCACACCCGGGACCACTCAGCCCTCAGGACCACATGTTGGGTGCTGGAAGTCCCGACCTGATGTTAAGGGAACTCAACCCCATTACAACCGAAGAGCATACGACGGCTGCAGGGTTTAGACTTTTTAAACAGGAACCCAGCCTCGAGACTGAACCTCCAACATTCTGA
- the LOC105684422 gene encoding hepatocyte nuclear factor 4-gamma isoform X1: MEGHVIHEMVPADERDPVLLRSGTTGNTVSYNYPAASAAATDDADLSMGAGGAGGPVLGLPGAGVGGVLSQHCAICGDRATGKHYGAASCDGCKGFFRRSVRKNHLYTCRFSRACVVDKDKRNQCRYCRLRKCFKAGMKKEAVQNERDRISCRRPSYEEQGNGGGGLSVGSLLNAELLSRQVGAALEQLGSPNSDADLSSKQVASINDVCESMKQQLLILVEWAKYIPAFSELNLDDQVALLRAHAGEHLLLGVARRSMHLKDVLLLGNNCVITKNCPVILLPTEGRSQDLDISRVGARIMDELVKPLNDVQIDDTEFACLKAIVFFDPNAKGLSEPARIKHLRYQIQINLEDYISDRQYDSRGRFGEILLTLPALQSISWQMIEQIQFVRLFGVAHIDSLLQEMLLGGATADANGSISLPISNPPGSYVSSNESPSSPLTPAHPGPLSPQDHMLGAGSPDLMLRELNPITTEEHTTAAGFRLFKQEPSLETEPPTF, encoded by the exons ATGCGGATTTGAGCATGGGAGCTGGCGGAGCGGGTGGTCCGGTTCTAGGACTTCCTGGTGCCGGGGTCGGGGGTGTTTTATCTCAACACTGTGCGATCTGCGGGGACAGAGCAACCGGGAAACACTACGGAGCGGCGTCCTGCGATGGTTGCAAAGGATTCTTCAGAAGATCCGTAAGGAAAAATCATCTTTACACGTGCAGATTCAGCAGAGCCTGCGTCGTTGATAAGGACAAGCGAAACCAGTGCAGATATTGCAGACTCAGGAAATGCTTCAAagctggaatgaaaaaagagg CTGTTCAGAACGAAAGAGATCGAATCAGCTGTCGAAGACCGAGTTACGAAGAGCAGGGAAACGGAGGTGGTGGTTTGTCCGTTGGTTCTTTACTAAACGCTGAGTTACTCAGTCGACAAGTTGGCGCAGCCTTAGAG CAGCTAGGAAGCCCAAATAGCGACGCGGATCTGAGCTCGAAGCAAGTGGCGAGCATTAATGACGTCTGTGAGAGCATGAAACAACAGCTATTAATTTTGGTAGAATGGGCTAAATACATACCGGCCTTCAGTGAGCTAAATTTGGACGATCAAGTGGCCTTGCTGAGGGCGCACGCCGGGGAACACCTTCTCCTTGGAGTTGCGAGGCGCAGCATGCACCTCAAGGACGTTCTCCTATTAGGCAATAATTGCGTCATCACAAAAAACTGTCCTG TAATTTTGTTACCCACAGAGGGACGTAGTCAGGACCTGGATATCAGCAGGGTCGGTGCAAGGATAATGGACGAACTTGTCAAGCCCCTAAACGACGTACAAATTGATGATACCGAGTTTGCTTGTCTCAAAGCAATAGTATTCTTTGATCCGA ACGCTAAAGGGCTAAGCGAGCCAGCGAGAATCAAGCATCTTCGTTACCAGATTCAGATAAACCTCGAAGACTATATAAGCGATCGACAATATGACAGTCGTGGTCGATTTGGCGAAATCCTGTTAACGTTACCAGCCCTTCAATCTATCTCTTGGCAAATGATCGAGCAAATCCAGTTTGTACGGTTATTCGGAGTCGCTCATATCGACTCGTTACTTCAGGAAATGCTTCTCGGCGGGGCGACAGCCGACGCTAACGGCTCGATATCTCTGCCAATCTCGAATCCACCAGGAAGTTATGTGAGCAGTAACGAAAGTCCCAGCAGTCCATTGACTCCGGCACACCCGGGACCACTCAGCCCTCAGGACCACATGTTGGGTGCTGGAAGTCCCGACCTGATGTTAAGGGAACTCAACCCCATTACAACCGAAGAGCATACGACGGCTGCAGGGTTTAGACTTTTTAAACAGGAACCCAGCCTCGAGACTGAACCTCCAACATTCTGA
- the LOC105684422 gene encoding hepatocyte nuclear factor 4-gamma isoform X6, translated as MGLSDADLSMGAGGAGGPVLGLPGAGVGGVLSQHCAICGDRATGKHYGAASCDGCKGFFRRSVRKNHLYTCRFSRACVVDKDKRNQCRYCRLRKCFKAGMKKEAVQNERDRISCRRPSYEEQGNGGGGLSVGSLLNAELLSRQVGAALEQLGSPNSDADLSSKQVASINDVCESMKQQLLILVEWAKYIPAFSELNLDDQVALLRAHAGEHLLLGVARRSMHLKDVLLLGNNCVITKNCPVILLPTEGRSQDLDISRVGARIMDELVKPLNDVQIDDTEFACLKAIVFFDPNAKGLSEPARIKHLRYQIQINLEDYISDRQYDSRGRFGEILLTLPALQSISWQMIEQIQFVRLFGVAHIDSLLQEMLLGGATADANGSISLPISNPPGSYVSSNESPSSPLTPAHPGPLSPQDHMLGAGSPDLMLRELNPITTEEHTTAAGFRLFKQEPSLETEPPTF; from the exons ATGCGGATTTGAGCATGGGAGCTGGCGGAGCGGGTGGTCCGGTTCTAGGACTTCCTGGTGCCGGGGTCGGGGGTGTTTTATCTCAACACTGTGCGATCTGCGGGGACAGAGCAACCGGGAAACACTACGGAGCGGCGTCCTGCGATGGTTGCAAAGGATTCTTCAGAAGATCCGTAAGGAAAAATCATCTTTACACGTGCAGATTCAGCAGAGCCTGCGTCGTTGATAAGGACAAGCGAAACCAGTGCAGATATTGCAGACTCAGGAAATGCTTCAAagctggaatgaaaaaagagg CTGTTCAGAACGAAAGAGATCGAATCAGCTGTCGAAGACCGAGTTACGAAGAGCAGGGAAACGGAGGTGGTGGTTTGTCCGTTGGTTCTTTACTAAACGCTGAGTTACTCAGTCGACAAGTTGGCGCAGCCTTAGAG CAGCTAGGAAGCCCAAATAGCGACGCGGATCTGAGCTCGAAGCAAGTGGCGAGCATTAATGACGTCTGTGAGAGCATGAAACAACAGCTATTAATTTTGGTAGAATGGGCTAAATACATACCGGCCTTCAGTGAGCTAAATTTGGACGATCAAGTGGCCTTGCTGAGGGCGCACGCCGGGGAACACCTTCTCCTTGGAGTTGCGAGGCGCAGCATGCACCTCAAGGACGTTCTCCTATTAGGCAATAATTGCGTCATCACAAAAAACTGTCCTG TAATTTTGTTACCCACAGAGGGACGTAGTCAGGACCTGGATATCAGCAGGGTCGGTGCAAGGATAATGGACGAACTTGTCAAGCCCCTAAACGACGTACAAATTGATGATACCGAGTTTGCTTGTCTCAAAGCAATAGTATTCTTTGATCCGA ACGCTAAAGGGCTAAGCGAGCCAGCGAGAATCAAGCATCTTCGTTACCAGATTCAGATAAACCTCGAAGACTATATAAGCGATCGACAATATGACAGTCGTGGTCGATTTGGCGAAATCCTGTTAACGTTACCAGCCCTTCAATCTATCTCTTGGCAAATGATCGAGCAAATCCAGTTTGTACGGTTATTCGGAGTCGCTCATATCGACTCGTTACTTCAGGAAATGCTTCTCGGCGGGGCGACAGCCGACGCTAACGGCTCGATATCTCTGCCAATCTCGAATCCACCAGGAAGTTATGTGAGCAGTAACGAAAGTCCCAGCAGTCCATTGACTCCGGCACACCCGGGACCACTCAGCCCTCAGGACCACATGTTGGGTGCTGGAAGTCCCGACCTGATGTTAAGGGAACTCAACCCCATTACAACCGAAGAGCATACGACGGCTGCAGGGTTTAGACTTTTTAAACAGGAACCCAGCCTCGAGACTGAACCTCCAACATTCTGA
- the LOC105684422 gene encoding hepatocyte nuclear factor 4-gamma isoform X3: MEGHVIHEMVPADERDPVLLRSGTTGNTVSYNYPAASAAATDDADLSMGAGGAGGPVLGLPGAGVGGVLSQHCAICGDRATGKHYGAASCDGCKGFFRRSVRKNHLYTCRFSRACVVDKDKRNQCRYCRLRKCFKAGMKKEAVQNERDRISCRRPSYEEQGNGGGGLSVGSLLNAELLSRQVGAALEQLGSPNSDADLSSKQVASINDVCESMKQQLLILVEWAKYIPAFSELNLDDQVALLRAHAGEHLLLGVARRSMHLKDVLLLGNNCVITKNCPEGRSQDLDISRVGARIMDELVKPLNDVQIDDTEFACLKAIVFFDPNAKGLSEPARIKHLRYQIQINLEDYISDRQYDSRGRFGEILLTLPALQSISWQMIEQIQFVRLFGVAHIDSLLQEMLLGGATADANGSISLPISNPPGSYVSSNESPSSPLTPAHPGPLSPQDHMLGAGSPDLMLRELNPITTEEHTTAAGFRLFKQEPSLETEPPTF; encoded by the exons ATGCGGATTTGAGCATGGGAGCTGGCGGAGCGGGTGGTCCGGTTCTAGGACTTCCTGGTGCCGGGGTCGGGGGTGTTTTATCTCAACACTGTGCGATCTGCGGGGACAGAGCAACCGGGAAACACTACGGAGCGGCGTCCTGCGATGGTTGCAAAGGATTCTTCAGAAGATCCGTAAGGAAAAATCATCTTTACACGTGCAGATTCAGCAGAGCCTGCGTCGTTGATAAGGACAAGCGAAACCAGTGCAGATATTGCAGACTCAGGAAATGCTTCAAagctggaatgaaaaaagagg CTGTTCAGAACGAAAGAGATCGAATCAGCTGTCGAAGACCGAGTTACGAAGAGCAGGGAAACGGAGGTGGTGGTTTGTCCGTTGGTTCTTTACTAAACGCTGAGTTACTCAGTCGACAAGTTGGCGCAGCCTTAGAG CAGCTAGGAAGCCCAAATAGCGACGCGGATCTGAGCTCGAAGCAAGTGGCGAGCATTAATGACGTCTGTGAGAGCATGAAACAACAGCTATTAATTTTGGTAGAATGGGCTAAATACATACCGGCCTTCAGTGAGCTAAATTTGGACGATCAAGTGGCCTTGCTGAGGGCGCACGCCGGGGAACACCTTCTCCTTGGAGTTGCGAGGCGCAGCATGCACCTCAAGGACGTTCTCCTATTAGGCAATAATTGCGTCATCACAAAAAACTGTCCTG AGGGACGTAGTCAGGACCTGGATATCAGCAGGGTCGGTGCAAGGATAATGGACGAACTTGTCAAGCCCCTAAACGACGTACAAATTGATGATACCGAGTTTGCTTGTCTCAAAGCAATAGTATTCTTTGATCCGA ACGCTAAAGGGCTAAGCGAGCCAGCGAGAATCAAGCATCTTCGTTACCAGATTCAGATAAACCTCGAAGACTATATAAGCGATCGACAATATGACAGTCGTGGTCGATTTGGCGAAATCCTGTTAACGTTACCAGCCCTTCAATCTATCTCTTGGCAAATGATCGAGCAAATCCAGTTTGTACGGTTATTCGGAGTCGCTCATATCGACTCGTTACTTCAGGAAATGCTTCTCGGCGGGGCGACAGCCGACGCTAACGGCTCGATATCTCTGCCAATCTCGAATCCACCAGGAAGTTATGTGAGCAGTAACGAAAGTCCCAGCAGTCCATTGACTCCGGCACACCCGGGACCACTCAGCCCTCAGGACCACATGTTGGGTGCTGGAAGTCCCGACCTGATGTTAAGGGAACTCAACCCCATTACAACCGAAGAGCATACGACGGCTGCAGGGTTTAGACTTTTTAAACAGGAACCCAGCCTCGAGACTGAACCTCCAACATTCTGA
- the LOC105684422 gene encoding hepatocyte nuclear factor 4-gamma isoform X4, producing the protein MEGHVIHEMVPADERDPVLLRSGTTGNTVSYNYPAASAAATDDADLSMGAGGAGGPVLGLPGAGVGGVLSQHCAICGDRATGKHYGAASCDGCKGFFRRSVRKNHLYTCRFSRACVVDKDKRNQCRYCRLRKCFKAGMKKEAVQNERDRISCRRPSYEEQGNGGGGLSVGSLLNAELLSRQVGAALELGSPNSDADLSSKQVASINDVCESMKQQLLILVEWAKYIPAFSELNLDDQVALLRAHAGEHLLLGVARRSMHLKDVLLLGNNCVITKNCPEGRSQDLDISRVGARIMDELVKPLNDVQIDDTEFACLKAIVFFDPNAKGLSEPARIKHLRYQIQINLEDYISDRQYDSRGRFGEILLTLPALQSISWQMIEQIQFVRLFGVAHIDSLLQEMLLGGATADANGSISLPISNPPGSYVSSNESPSSPLTPAHPGPLSPQDHMLGAGSPDLMLRELNPITTEEHTTAAGFRLFKQEPSLETEPPTF; encoded by the exons ATGCGGATTTGAGCATGGGAGCTGGCGGAGCGGGTGGTCCGGTTCTAGGACTTCCTGGTGCCGGGGTCGGGGGTGTTTTATCTCAACACTGTGCGATCTGCGGGGACAGAGCAACCGGGAAACACTACGGAGCGGCGTCCTGCGATGGTTGCAAAGGATTCTTCAGAAGATCCGTAAGGAAAAATCATCTTTACACGTGCAGATTCAGCAGAGCCTGCGTCGTTGATAAGGACAAGCGAAACCAGTGCAGATATTGCAGACTCAGGAAATGCTTCAAagctggaatgaaaaaagagg CTGTTCAGAACGAAAGAGATCGAATCAGCTGTCGAAGACCGAGTTACGAAGAGCAGGGAAACGGAGGTGGTGGTTTGTCCGTTGGTTCTTTACTAAACGCTGAGTTACTCAGTCGACAAGTTGGCGCAGCCTTAGAG CTAGGAAGCCCAAATAGCGACGCGGATCTGAGCTCGAAGCAAGTGGCGAGCATTAATGACGTCTGTGAGAGCATGAAACAACAGCTATTAATTTTGGTAGAATGGGCTAAATACATACCGGCCTTCAGTGAGCTAAATTTGGACGATCAAGTGGCCTTGCTGAGGGCGCACGCCGGGGAACACCTTCTCCTTGGAGTTGCGAGGCGCAGCATGCACCTCAAGGACGTTCTCCTATTAGGCAATAATTGCGTCATCACAAAAAACTGTCCTG AGGGACGTAGTCAGGACCTGGATATCAGCAGGGTCGGTGCAAGGATAATGGACGAACTTGTCAAGCCCCTAAACGACGTACAAATTGATGATACCGAGTTTGCTTGTCTCAAAGCAATAGTATTCTTTGATCCGA ACGCTAAAGGGCTAAGCGAGCCAGCGAGAATCAAGCATCTTCGTTACCAGATTCAGATAAACCTCGAAGACTATATAAGCGATCGACAATATGACAGTCGTGGTCGATTTGGCGAAATCCTGTTAACGTTACCAGCCCTTCAATCTATCTCTTGGCAAATGATCGAGCAAATCCAGTTTGTACGGTTATTCGGAGTCGCTCATATCGACTCGTTACTTCAGGAAATGCTTCTCGGCGGGGCGACAGCCGACGCTAACGGCTCGATATCTCTGCCAATCTCGAATCCACCAGGAAGTTATGTGAGCAGTAACGAAAGTCCCAGCAGTCCATTGACTCCGGCACACCCGGGACCACTCAGCCCTCAGGACCACATGTTGGGTGCTGGAAGTCCCGACCTGATGTTAAGGGAACTCAACCCCATTACAACCGAAGAGCATACGACGGCTGCAGGGTTTAGACTTTTTAAACAGGAACCCAGCCTCGAGACTGAACCTCCAACATTCTGA